From a region of the Capricornis sumatraensis isolate serow.1 chromosome 22, serow.2, whole genome shotgun sequence genome:
- the LOC138069426 gene encoding histone H3.1, with product MARTKQTARKSTGGKAPRKQLATKAARKSAPATGGVKKPHRYRPGTVALREIRRYQKSTELLIRKLPFQRLVREIAQDFKTDLRFQSSAVMALQEACEAYLVGLFEDTNLCAIHAKRVTIMPKDIQLARRIRGERA from the coding sequence ATGGCTCGTACTAAGCAGACTGCCCGCAAGTCCACTGGCGGTAAGGCGCCGCGCAAGCAGCTCGCCACCAAAGCTGCTCGTAAGAGCGCGCCGGCCACCGGCGGCGTGAAGAAGCCGCACCGCTACCGGCCCGGCACGGTGGCCCTGCGCGAGATCCGCCGTTACCAGAAGTCCACGGAGCTGCTGATCCGCAAGCTGCCGTTCCAGCGGCTGGTGCGCGAGATCGCGCAGGACTTCAAGACCGACCTGCGCTTCCAGAGCTCGGCGGTGATGGCGCTGCAGGAGGCGTGCGAGGCCTATCTGGTGGGGCTCTTCGAGGACACGAACCTGTGCGCCATCCACGCCAAGCGCGTCACCATCATGCCCAAGGACATCCAGCTCGCCCGCCGCATCCGCGGGGAGAGAGCATAA
- the LOC138069539 gene encoding histone H4, translating to MSGRGKGGKGLGKGGAKRHRKVLRDNIQGITKPAIRRLARRGGVKRISGLIYEETRGVLKVFLENVIRDAVTYTEHAKRKTVTAMDVVYALKRQGRTLYGFGG from the coding sequence ATGTCTGGACGCGGCAAGGGTGGAAAGGGCCTTGGAAAGGGGGGAGCTAAGCGTCACCGCAAAGTTTTGCGCGACAACATTCAGGGCATCACAAAGCCGGCCATTCGCCGCCTGGCCCGCCGTGGAGGAGTCAAGCGTATCTCCGGCCTCATCTACGAGGAGACCCGTGGAGTGCTGAAGGTGTTTCTAGAGAATGTGATCCGGGACGCTGTCACCTACACCGAGCACGCCAAGCGCAAGACTGTCACCGCCATGGACGTGGTCTACGCGCTCAAGCGTCAGGGCCGCACTCTCTATGGATTTGGTGGTTAA
- the LOC138069277 gene encoding histone H2B type 1-C/E/F/G/I, with protein MPEPAKSAPAPKKGSKKAVTKAQKKDGKKRKRSRKESYSVYVYKVLKQVHPDTGISSKAMGIMNSFVNDIFERIAGEASRLAHYNKRSTITSREIQTAVRLLLPGELAKHAVSEGTKAVTKYTSSK; from the coding sequence ATGCCTGAACCAGCTAAATCTGCTCCTGCTCCCAAGAAGGGGTCTAAGAAGGCGGTAACCAAGGCGCAGAAAAAAGACGGCAAGAAGCGGAAGCGCAGCCGCAAGGAGAGCTACTCCGTGTACGTGTACAAAGTGCTGAAGCAGGTCCACCCGGACACTGGAATCTCCTCCAAGGCGATGGGCATCATGAACTCCTTCGTGAACGATATATTTGAGCGCATCGCAGGCGAGGCATCGCGCCTGGCGCATTATAACAAGCGCTCGACCATCACATCCAGGGAGATCCAGACCGCCGTGCGCCTTCTGTTGCCTGGGGAGCTGGCCAAGCACGCCGTGTCCGAGGGCACCAAGGCTGTCACCAAATACACCAGCTCTAAGTAA